One Bacteroidota bacterium genomic window carries:
- the sucC gene encoding ADP-forming succinate--CoA ligase subunit beta, with amino-acid sequence MNIHEYQGKSILRTHGVKAPMGIVAFTPQEAVDAAKKIMHETGAMALAVKAQIHAGGRGKGGGVKIAKSLADVETYARAILGMTLVTHQTGPEGKKVNKILIEQGIYYPGESEVSEFYMSLLLNRATGKPILMYSTEGGMDIESVAEKTPHLIFQEEIDPLIGLLAFQARRIAFNLGLSGKAFVEMTSFVSALYNAYLACDATLFEINPVFKTSDNQVMAADAKVTLDDNALYRHKQYLDFRDLSEEDAAEVEASKYNLNFVKLDGNVGCMVNGAGLAMATMDIIKLSGGEPANFLDVGGAANATTVEAGFRIILKDANVKAILINIFGGIVRCDRVAEGVIEAYKAIGSIRVPVIVRLQGTNAELAKELIDKSGLKVLSAITLQEAADKVKAVFN; translated from the coding sequence ATGAATATTCACGAATATCAGGGTAAAAGCATCTTAAGAACGCATGGAGTTAAAGCACCCATGGGAATTGTGGCCTTTACACCCCAGGAAGCCGTTGATGCAGCCAAAAAGATCATGCACGAAACAGGAGCCATGGCCCTGGCTGTGAAAGCACAAATACATGCCGGAGGAAGAGGGAAAGGTGGTGGTGTAAAAATTGCCAAATCTCTGGCCGATGTTGAAACCTATGCACGTGCAATTTTAGGAATGACTCTTGTAACTCACCAAACAGGCCCGGAAGGAAAGAAAGTTAATAAAATCCTGATTGAACAAGGAATCTATTATCCGGGCGAAAGTGAAGTTTCGGAATTTTATATGAGTTTGCTACTCAACCGGGCGACCGGAAAACCTATCCTCATGTATTCTACCGAAGGAGGAATGGACATTGAATCAGTAGCTGAGAAAACACCACACCTTATTTTTCAAGAGGAGATTGACCCCTTAATTGGATTGCTAGCTTTTCAGGCACGACGCATCGCCTTTAACCTAGGTTTGTCGGGAAAAGCCTTTGTTGAAATGACCTCTTTTGTGAGCGCACTTTATAATGCCTATCTGGCCTGCGATGCAACACTATTCGAAATAAATCCTGTTTTTAAGACATCCGACAACCAGGTAATGGCTGCAGATGCCAAAGTAACGCTGGACGACAATGCTCTCTACCGTCACAAACAATACCTCGATTTTCGTGACCTCTCAGAAGAAGACGCCGCAGAAGTGGAGGCTTCGAAATACAACCTAAATTTTGTTAAACTCGATGGAAACGTAGGATGCATGGTGAATGGGGCGGGTTTGGCCATGGCTACCATGGATATCATAAAACTCTCCGGAGGTGAGCCAGCCAATTTTCTTGATGTAGGGGGTGCAGCCAATGCCACTACTGTAGAGGCAGGATTTAGAATAATATTAAAAGATGCCAATGTAAAAGCGATTCTGATTAACATATTTGGTGGCATAGTGCGTTGCGACCGAGTGGCAGAAGGTGTGATAGAAGCCTACAAGGCCATCGGATCGATAAGAGTGCCGGTAATCGTCAGATTGCAGGGTACCAATGCCGAACTGGCAAAAGAATTAATCGATAAATCGGGCTTAAAAGTTCTTTCGGCCATTACACTTCAGGAGGCAGCAGATAAGGTAAAAGCTGTTTTTAATTAA
- a CDS encoding RNA methyltransferase has product MRKLYNHELNRLTPEEFRASRKIPVAVVLDNVRSMNNIGSVFRTADAFLIEKLYLCGITATPPQNEIHKTALGATETVSWVYEADTLKVLENLKKSGYWLLAIEQAENSIKLGSIAFEPELKIALVFGHEVRGVQQKVIDLCDAVLEVPQFGTKHSINVSVCAGIVLWEISKNYLIQ; this is encoded by the coding sequence ATGCGCAAATTATACAACCATGAGTTAAACAGATTAACACCGGAAGAGTTTCGTGCAAGCCGAAAGATTCCTGTGGCTGTGGTGCTTGATAATGTGCGAAGCATGAATAACATTGGCTCGGTATTTCGCACTGCAGATGCTTTTCTTATAGAGAAGCTGTATCTGTGTGGTATAACGGCTACACCACCACAAAACGAAATTCACAAAACAGCGCTGGGTGCTACCGAAACAGTAAGCTGGGTGTATGAAGCTGATACTCTAAAGGTTTTAGAAAACCTTAAAAAATCAGGTTATTGGCTATTGGCCATCGAACAAGCTGAAAATAGTATAAAACTTGGCAGCATAGCATTTGAACCAGAACTGAAAATAGCTTTGGTATTTGGCCACGAAGTGCGTGGAGTGCAGCAAAAGGTTATAGATCTTTGCGATGCCGTGCTCGAAGTACCTCAGTTTGGTACCAAACACTCCATCAATGTTTCGGTGTGTGCCGGAATTGTTTTATGGGAGATTTCGAAGAACTACCTGATTCAGTAA
- the pnp gene encoding polyribonucleotide nucleotidyltransferase, with product MYKLSVKKIDLEDGRTIEIETGKLAKQADGAVVVKMGQTMLLATVTCAKEAKEDVDFMPLSVEYQEKYAAAGRFPGGFMKREGRSGDYEILVSRLVDRVLRPLFPDDFHAETFVTVQLISAEADIIPDALAGLAASAALAVSDIPFNGPISEVRVGRVNGKLIINPTFTELQKADLDIMVGATIDNIMMVEGEMSEVSEADMLEALKFAHTEIKKHCQAQLELMAEVGKTVKRTYSHEVNDEELRSLMNEKLYKPVYEAVKNTPGKHERHDKIDAIKAQFVEEYNASLAEGVAANKSLINRYFHDVEKKAMRNLILDEKIRIDGRKTDEIRPIWSEVDYLPAAHGSAVFTRGETQSLTTVTLGTRMDEKMIDQVLTKGTEKFVLHYNFPPFSTGDARASRGLSRREVGHGNLAHRALKRMIPDDSRYAIRVVSDILESNGSSSMATVCAGTLALMDAGIQIKKPVAGIAMGLITDTGASRYAVLSDILGDEDHLGDMDFKVTGTVDGITATQMDIKVDGLSYEVLAKALEQARQGRLHIMGKIMETLTEPRADLKPHAPRIEKIIIPKEMIGAVIGPGGKIIQDIQAKSGATVVIEEVEGVGGVVDVFAKDRESINTAMRMIKGIVEVPEIGKVYIGKVKSIVAFGAFVEILPNKDGLLHISEIEWKRLEKVEEALKVGEEIEVKLIDIDEKSGKLKLSRKVLLPKPERSEKEKSQE from the coding sequence ATGTACAAATTGTCAGTAAAAAAAATCGACCTGGAAGATGGTAGAACAATTGAAATAGAAACCGGGAAACTGGCCAAACAAGCAGACGGAGCTGTGGTGGTAAAGATGGGACAAACCATGCTTTTAGCTACTGTAACCTGCGCCAAAGAAGCCAAAGAAGATGTGGACTTTATGCCCCTTTCTGTAGAATATCAAGAAAAATATGCTGCTGCGGGGCGTTTCCCTGGTGGATTTATGAAAAGAGAAGGCCGCTCAGGTGATTATGAAATTCTTGTTTCGCGTTTGGTCGACCGTGTGCTTCGTCCTCTTTTCCCCGATGATTTTCATGCTGAAACTTTTGTTACAGTTCAACTCATTTCAGCCGAAGCCGACATTATACCCGATGCGCTTGCCGGTCTTGCAGCATCTGCCGCCCTTGCAGTTTCAGATATTCCTTTTAACGGACCAATTTCCGAAGTACGTGTTGGCAGGGTAAACGGAAAACTCATTATCAATCCTACATTCACAGAATTACAAAAAGCCGATCTCGACATTATGGTAGGTGCCACCATTGACAACATTATGATGGTAGAAGGCGAAATGAGCGAAGTATCGGAAGCAGATATGCTGGAAGCATTGAAATTTGCACATACTGAAATTAAAAAACATTGCCAGGCCCAACTTGAACTGATGGCCGAGGTAGGAAAAACAGTAAAACGGACATATTCGCACGAAGTAAACGACGAAGAACTTCGCAGTCTGATGAACGAAAAACTTTACAAGCCAGTTTACGAGGCTGTAAAAAACACACCGGGCAAACATGAACGCCACGATAAAATCGATGCCATAAAAGCACAATTTGTAGAAGAATATAATGCCTCACTTGCCGAGGGTGTTGCCGCCAATAAATCCCTGATCAACCGGTATTTCCACGATGTAGAGAAAAAAGCCATGCGCAATTTGATTCTGGACGAAAAAATACGCATCGATGGACGGAAAACAGACGAAATACGTCCCATCTGGAGCGAAGTAGACTACCTGCCTGCTGCACATGGTTCGGCCGTTTTTACCCGTGGCGAAACCCAATCGCTTACTACCGTAACACTGGGTACCAGGATGGACGAAAAAATGATCGACCAGGTATTGACCAAAGGAACCGAGAAATTTGTACTGCACTATAACTTCCCTCCATTTTCCACAGGAGATGCACGTGCCTCAAGGGGCTTAAGCCGCCGCGAAGTGGGACATGGAAACCTGGCGCACAGAGCTTTAAAACGCATGATACCGGACGATTCCCGTTATGCTATTCGTGTGGTATCGGATATCCTCGAATCGAACGGATCTTCTTCTATGGCTACTGTTTGCGCCGGCACCCTTGCGCTGATGGATGCAGGCATTCAGATTAAAAAACCTGTAGCCGGAATTGCCATGGGCCTTATTACCGATACAGGCGCAAGTCGTTATGCCGTGCTTTCTGATATTTTAGGCGACGAGGATCACCTGGGTGATATGGACTTTAAAGTAACAGGAACAGTCGATGGCATCACAGCCACCCAAATGGATATTAAAGTGGATGGCCTCTCTTACGAAGTTTTAGCCAAAGCCCTCGAGCAGGCAAGACAAGGTCGGTTACATATTATGGGTAAAATTATGGAAACCCTTACCGAACCGCGTGCCGACCTTAAACCACATGCACCACGCATTGAAAAAATTATCATTCCCAAAGAAATGATTGGTGCTGTAATCGGACCTGGAGGTAAGATTATTCAGGACATCCAGGCAAAATCTGGAGCTACAGTGGTGATTGAAGAAGTGGAAGGAGTTGGAGGTGTTGTGGATGTTTTTGCCAAAGACCGCGAAAGCATCAATACTGCCATGCGTATGATAAAAGGTATTGTGGAAGTTCCGGAAATTGGTAAAGTATACATCGGTAAAGTTAAGTCAATAGTGGCTTTTGGAGCCTTTGTGGAAATTCTGCCGAACAAAGACGGACTACTGCATATTAGCGAGATTGAATGGAAACGTCTCGAAAAAGTCGAAGAGGCCCTAAAAGTTGGGGAAGAAATAGAAGTTAAACTGATTGATATCGATGAAAAATCAGGAAAACTCAAGCTTTCGAGAAAAGTACTCCTGCCAAAACCTGAGCGTAGTGAAAAAGAAAAAAGTCAGGAATAA
- the rpsO gene encoding 30S ribosomal protein S15, translated as MYLTAVKKTEIFGQYGKSNEDTGSPESQIALFSYRINHLTEHLKLNKKDFSTQRALLKLVGKRRRLLDYLKHNDIERYRAIIKDLNLRR; from the coding sequence ATGTATTTAACAGCTGTAAAGAAAACCGAAATTTTCGGTCAGTACGGAAAGTCTAATGAAGACACTGGATCACCCGAAAGCCAGATTGCCTTATTTTCCTACCGTATCAATCACTTGACAGAGCACCTGAAGCTAAATAAAAAAGACTTCAGCACGCAGCGTGCCCTTTTAAAGTTGGTTGGTAAGCGCAGGAGATTACTAGATTATTTAAAACATAACGATATCGAAAGGTATCGGGCAATCATTAAAGACCTTAATTTGCGTCGGTAA
- a CDS encoding DUF2851 family protein, producing the protein MHEEFLHHLWKNQLFLQEDLRTVQNQALEIITPGTHNTDAGPDFLNARIKLNNIIWAGNIEIHCDSTQWTKHGHHKNKAYDNVVLHVVANHNANASNTRGEIIPTFILPVPKNLEDSFKNLMSASGKIPCSGKQHIAAPIEWKMWLDRMCIERLEEKSEFVYSLLSQNQQNWEDCLYQMIARSFGFNTNSLPFEMLARLTPYQLVSKYYENLFQLEALLYGQAGFLHEKPADTYMQKLTAEYQYLQKLHGLKSIDKHLWRFMRLRPGNFPTIRLAQFATFLHHTDHLVSSLTDCDKLQNLQKIFQYPVSEYWKNHYTFGKEGKSSTKSISTESSNILLINAFIPFLFVYGKETARPVLCQRSLELLETLPAEKNAVTKHWEKLQIHAANAAQSQALIQLSKKYCTERKCLYCQVGNSILLQSFQTN; encoded by the coding sequence ATGCACGAGGAATTCCTTCATCATTTATGGAAAAACCAGCTTTTTCTTCAGGAAGATCTGCGAACCGTTCAGAACCAAGCACTCGAAATCATTACTCCTGGCACACACAATACCGATGCCGGACCCGATTTTCTGAATGCCCGCATTAAGCTCAACAACATTATATGGGCAGGAAACATAGAAATTCATTGCGACTCGACACAATGGACCAAGCATGGGCACCATAAAAATAAAGCTTACGACAACGTTGTACTCCATGTAGTTGCAAACCACAACGCCAATGCAAGCAACACACGGGGAGAAATCATACCTACCTTTATTCTGCCTGTACCAAAAAATCTGGAAGACAGCTTTAAAAATTTAATGTCAGCCTCGGGTAAAATTCCTTGCAGCGGCAAACAGCATATTGCTGCCCCAATCGAATGGAAAATGTGGCTTGACCGCATGTGCATCGAACGGCTCGAAGAAAAATCAGAATTCGTCTACTCGCTATTAAGCCAAAATCAACAAAACTGGGAAGATTGTCTTTATCAAATGATTGCCAGAAGTTTTGGGTTCAACACCAACTCATTGCCCTTCGAGATGCTGGCCAGGCTAACACCTTATCAACTCGTCAGCAAATATTACGAGAATCTTTTCCAGCTCGAAGCCCTGCTTTATGGTCAAGCCGGATTTCTGCATGAAAAACCAGCAGATACTTATATGCAGAAGCTTACTGCTGAATACCAATACCTTCAAAAACTTCATGGACTAAAAAGCATAGATAAACATTTATGGCGCTTTATGCGGTTAAGGCCAGGAAATTTCCCAACCATCCGGCTGGCACAATTTGCCACTTTTCTTCATCACACAGATCATCTTGTTTCCAGTTTAACCGACTGTGACAAGCTTCAAAATCTGCAGAAAATTTTCCAATATCCGGTTAGCGAATATTGGAAAAACCATTACACCTTTGGCAAAGAGGGCAAATCGTCCACCAAATCGATTAGTACAGAAAGTTCCAATATTCTACTCATAAATGCCTTCATTCCTTTTCTGTTTGTCTATGGCAAAGAAACCGCAAGGCCTGTACTATGCCAGCGCAGCCTCGAACTACTGGAGACCCTGCCGGCCGAAAAAAACGCTGTTACCAAACACTGGGAAAAGCTTCAGATACATGCAGCAAACGCAGCACAAAGTCAGGCACTGATTCAACTAAGCAAAAAATACTGTACCGAGAGAAAATGCTTGTATTGCCAGGTCGGAAACAGTATTTTACTTCAATCTTTTCAGACTAACTAA
- a CDS encoding DUF1800 family protein — MASLAEFTNQLGSAMAAHLLRRSTFGPTVDQINTFSGLTPAQAVDLLFPANPDLVPVPLPPIDPATGSSWVNPPAYPKAIADVNSEQDTLINYFRAWHSDVMIKSELNVVERITWFYHTHLPVAWTEVNSSEAIYYQNAVFRYYALRSFKELFKKICIDNAMLKYLDGYTNHRNSPNENFAREMLELYSIGKGPQLEEGNYTNYTELDIREATKVLTGWLFDDTFTTLDADHSWPSGKLQSVGNQATAHDFSPKTFSAAFSNQSIQPAELDGGYATLAAARQELSDMIDMIFDEIETARFIVRKLYRFFVYHFISEEVENDIIVPLANTLSANNYEIQAVLKQLFKSQHFYDADDALTSNNNIGGVIKSPVDLCVGLLRFFETVLPDRDTQTTAFYNDFINGILPRFVEQGLNFYEPFEVAGFPAFHQMPGFGRNWVMPTELARRYQVGEVFMKRIGGTEGFSFRMDVFGWVENSGHISDPGDANELVTFFTTHLLAVQINTERYEYFLNTVFLDTLTAASWRNEWGVYKGGGSDTVVRERIEYLVSKLIQTPEFQLL; from the coding sequence ATGGCATCTCTAGCTGAGTTTACAAACCAGTTGGGTTCTGCAATGGCTGCGCATTTGCTTCGGCGTAGTACTTTCGGCCCTACGGTTGATCAAATCAACACTTTTTCTGGCCTTACTCCGGCTCAGGCGGTCGATCTGCTTTTTCCGGCCAACCCCGATTTGGTCCCAGTTCCTCTTCCACCTATCGATCCTGCCACAGGTAGCTCATGGGTTAATCCGCCTGCTTACCCGAAGGCAATTGCCGATGTGAATAGCGAACAGGATACCTTAATAAATTACTTCCGTGCCTGGCACAGCGATGTAATGATAAAATCAGAATTAAATGTGGTGGAACGCATAACCTGGTTCTACCATACACACTTACCGGTAGCATGGACTGAAGTGAACTCAAGCGAGGCTATTTATTACCAGAATGCTGTGTTCAGGTACTATGCTCTTCGAAGTTTTAAGGAACTTTTTAAGAAAATCTGTATCGACAATGCCATGCTGAAATACCTCGATGGGTATACCAACCACCGCAACAGTCCAAACGAAAACTTTGCCCGCGAAATGCTTGAGCTATACAGCATTGGCAAAGGTCCCCAGCTTGAAGAAGGAAATTATACCAATTATACCGAGCTTGATATCAGAGAAGCAACCAAAGTACTTACTGGTTGGTTGTTCGATGATACTTTTACTACCCTCGATGCCGACCATAGCTGGCCAAGCGGTAAATTACAAAGTGTCGGAAATCAGGCTACCGCCCACGATTTTTCTCCAAAAACCTTTAGTGCTGCATTCAGCAACCAAAGCATTCAACCTGCAGAGTTGGATGGTGGATATGCTACCCTCGCTGCTGCCCGCCAGGAGCTGAGCGACATGATAGATATGATTTTTGATGAAATAGAAACAGCCCGGTTTATTGTACGCAAACTCTACCGGTTTTTTGTGTACCATTTTATATCCGAAGAGGTCGAGAACGATATTATTGTACCGCTTGCCAATACCCTTTCTGCCAACAATTACGAGATACAGGCTGTGCTAAAGCAATTATTCAAGAGCCAGCATTTTTACGATGCCGACGATGCGCTTACCTCCAACAACAACATAGGTGGGGTGATTAAGTCGCCGGTAGATTTATGTGTAGGGCTTCTGCGTTTTTTTGAAACTGTGCTGCCCGACCGAGATACACAAACTACAGCTTTTTACAACGACTTTATAAACGGCATTCTTCCGCGATTTGTGGAGCAGGGGCTGAATTTTTACGAACCCTTTGAGGTTGCTGGTTTTCCGGCTTTTCATCAAATGCCGGGGTTTGGCCGGAATTGGGTGATGCCAACCGAACTTGCCAGACGCTATCAGGTAGGTGAAGTGTTTATGAAACGCATTGGAGGTACTGAGGGCTTTAGCTTTCGCATGGATGTATTTGGTTGGGTTGAAAATTCGGGACATATCTCAGACCCGGGCGATGCAAATGAGCTGGTGACTTTTTTCACTACTCACTTGCTGGCTGTCCAAATCAATACCGAGCGGTACGAATACTTCCTGAACACCGTATTTCTTGATACCCTTACTGCTGCCTCATGGAGAAACGAATGGGGAGTCTACAAAGGTGGTGGCAGTGATACGGTGGTGCGGGAACGCATCGAATACCTGGTTTCTAAATTAATTCAAACACCCGAATTTCAACTCCTATAG